A genomic region of Candidatus Eisenbacteria bacterium contains the following coding sequences:
- a CDS encoding CHAT domain-containing protein, whose protein sequence is MQLSDRWLLASELAGLRLRARWVTLSACQTARALVRPGEEWFGLARSFLVAGAGAVIASQWDVDDRATSRLMSAVYGRMAAGAGPAGALADVQSGCNRDGIHPLDWAGFVVLGGPAAAGPGKVPGTAEKTL, encoded by the coding sequence CTGCAGCTCTCCGACCGCTGGCTGCTCGCCTCGGAGCTGGCGGGGCTGCGCCTCCGAGCCCGCTGGGTCACGCTTTCCGCCTGCCAGACGGCCCGGGCCCTGGTCCGGCCGGGCGAGGAGTGGTTCGGGCTGGCGCGCTCCTTCCTCGTGGCGGGAGCGGGTGCGGTGATCGCGTCGCAATGGGATGTGGACGATCGGGCCACCTCCCGGCTCATGTCGGCCGTCTACGGGCGCATGGCGGCCGGGGCGGGTCCGGCGGGCGCCCTGGCGGACGTGCAGTCCGGGTGCAACCGGGACGGGATCCATCCGCTGGACTGGGCGGGGTTCGTGGTGCTGGGGGGACCGGCGGCAGCGGGGCCGGGGAAGGTGCCCGGAACAGCCGAGAAGACGCTGTAG
- a CDS encoding CHAT domain-containing protein, translating to MRTSPGSRRDTAQPSAADLLRRVDELRRSRPDRALELLGAGFPGAVRAAAPSVRGELWRLRGHVLRGLRRTSEAAAAYRRARDWFRRAGQPREEGRCAIGLVDSLMYLGHYDEARREAARGRGLLQRSGDRVSLARLLNNEGNLHHRLDRPDRAMERYRGARRALARAGDTRGAALVDGNIGNCLSLLGRCDEARTLYRRARAAHARRGYALDALNGDYSLAYLDFLEHRHERALEGLARVREQARDSGSPSLSALSALDRAEILLRLGAHERALEEALRAAEECGALTLKYEQAKAETFAALAEFRLGREGAARARLERTLAAFHAEGNLVWAGESLVGYATVWWRAGNPRAAAALLSAARRRFARAGDSEREGCSLALLARALLEGGERRRAAACLARLRGPGRRPASPRLRHLALAAEAGVARAAGDLAAARRFLRRAARESERLAARVLDEQWRSTFWGEWGWPHRELAALELEQGRVAEALEALEGGRGRALVGPTARGGGRGGEIPGKVRAWAAARMARERERTARSGEAVPEATPAGRRPVEPGPESPALRRALRAAPRMIRAAALQKALPQDVLLIDYLLHRGSLGAITAGRHRLSGRLGMANEAQVTRLVHSLLFQLRSATFSGAGAPGPAGAPGATLAELAALALWPALGPSLPAGLPRGLAVAPVGPLARLPWAALPLPDGRALCEAMSLVVVPGLRLGLAGARTASPTATSPPLIVAADAGELENVEPETRALLREFPQARLLAGAEATAERFLDLAPRAEWIHFAGHGH from the coding sequence ATGAGGACTTCGCCCGGTTCGCGGCGCGACACCGCCCAGCCGTCCGCAGCCGACCTGCTCCGGCGGGTGGACGAGCTGCGACGCTCCCGCCCCGACCGCGCCCTTGAACTGCTGGGGGCGGGCTTCCCCGGCGCCGTCCGGGCCGCCGCACCGTCCGTGCGCGGCGAACTGTGGCGGCTGCGGGGCCACGTGCTCCGCGGGCTGCGGCGCACCTCCGAAGCCGCCGCAGCCTACCGCCGGGCCCGCGACTGGTTCCGCCGCGCGGGCCAGCCGCGCGAGGAAGGCCGCTGCGCCATCGGGCTCGTGGATTCCCTCATGTACCTGGGCCACTACGACGAGGCGCGCCGCGAGGCTGCCCGCGGCCGCGGCCTCCTGCAGCGCAGCGGCGACCGCGTCTCGCTGGCCCGCCTGCTCAACAACGAGGGCAACCTGCACCACCGGCTGGACCGGCCGGACCGCGCCATGGAGCGCTACCGCGGCGCCCGGCGCGCCCTGGCCCGCGCCGGGGACACCCGCGGCGCGGCCCTGGTGGACGGCAACATCGGCAACTGCCTGTCCCTGCTGGGCCGTTGCGATGAGGCTCGCACGCTCTACCGGCGAGCCCGCGCCGCGCACGCCCGCCGCGGCTACGCGCTCGACGCCCTGAACGGGGACTACAGCCTGGCGTACCTCGACTTCCTGGAGCACCGCCACGAACGGGCGCTGGAGGGGCTGGCCCGCGTCCGCGAGCAGGCACGCGACTCCGGCAGCCCGTCCCTCTCGGCGCTCTCGGCGCTGGACCGCGCGGAAATCCTGCTGCGGCTGGGAGCGCACGAGCGGGCGCTCGAGGAGGCGCTCCGGGCCGCGGAGGAATGCGGGGCGCTGACGCTGAAGTACGAGCAGGCCAAGGCCGAGACTTTCGCCGCTCTGGCCGAGTTCAGGCTCGGCCGGGAGGGAGCGGCGCGCGCACGGCTGGAGCGCACCCTGGCTGCCTTCCACGCCGAGGGGAATCTCGTGTGGGCCGGTGAATCCCTGGTGGGCTACGCCACGGTGTGGTGGCGTGCCGGCAACCCGCGCGCGGCGGCGGCGCTGCTCTCGGCGGCCCGCAGGCGCTTCGCGCGTGCCGGCGACTCCGAGCGTGAAGGCTGCTCGCTGGCGCTCCTGGCGCGCGCCCTGCTGGAGGGCGGTGAGCGCAGGCGCGCCGCGGCCTGCCTTGCGCGCCTGCGCGGCCCGGGCCGGCGCCCGGCCTCCCCGCGGCTGCGGCACCTGGCGCTGGCCGCGGAAGCCGGCGTGGCGCGCGCCGCGGGAGATCTGGCCGCCGCGCGGCGCTTCCTGCGCCGGGCGGCGCGGGAGTCGGAACGGCTGGCGGCGCGCGTCCTCGACGAGCAGTGGCGGTCCACGTTCTGGGGCGAGTGGGGCTGGCCACACCGCGAGCTCGCTGCGCTGGAGCTGGAGCAGGGCCGGGTGGCCGAGGCGCTGGAGGCCCTGGAAGGCGGGCGCGGGCGCGCCCTGGTCGGCCCCACGGCGCGCGGCGGCGGCAGGGGCGGGGAGATTCCCGGCAAGGTCCGCGCGTGGGCCGCGGCGCGAATGGCCCGCGAGCGGGAGCGCACCGCCCGTTCGGGCGAAGCCGTGCCCGAGGCCACGCCGGCGGGGCGGCGCCCCGTGGAGCCCGGCCCGGAGTCGCCGGCGCTGCGGCGCGCGCTGCGCGCCGCGCCCCGGATGATCCGCGCCGCCGCGCTGCAGAAGGCACTGCCCCAGGATGTGCTGCTCATTGACTACCTGCTCCACCGGGGCAGCCTGGGTGCGATCACCGCCGGCCGTCACCGCCTCTCCGGCCGGCTGGGAATGGCCAACGAGGCTCAGGTCACGCGCCTGGTGCACTCGCTGCTGTTCCAGTTGCGCAGCGCCACATTCTCCGGCGCGGGTGCCCCGGGCCCGGCGGGCGCGCCGGGTGCCACCCTGGCGGAGCTGGCCGCGCTGGCGCTGTGGCCCGCGCTGGGGCCGTCCCTCCCCGCCGGCCTGCCGCGGGGGCTGGCGGTGGCGCCCGTGGGGCCGCTGGCGCGGCTGCCATGGGCCGCGCTGCCGCTGCCCGACGGCCGGGCGTTGTGCGAGGCCATGAGCCTGGTGGTGGTCCCGGGCCTGCGCCTGGGCCTGGCGGGCGCGCGGACCGCGAGTCCCACGGCCACCTCCCCGCCCCTGATCGTGGCCGCGGACGCCGGCGAGTTGGAGAACGTGGAGCCGGAGACCCGCGCGCTGCTGCGGGAATTTCCGCAGGCCAGACTGCTGGCGGGTGCGGAGGCCACGGCGGAGCGATTCCTGGATCTGGCCCCGCGCGCCGAGTGGATCCATTTTGCGGGCCACGGTCACTAG
- a CDS encoding sigma-70 family RNA polymerase sigma factor, whose product MSESPRIGSLDPTEDARLVELCLGGDARAWETLVRRHERLVYSVARSYRLAEPEMADVFQDVFAALVKGLPRMRDPRTLCRWLSSTADRIARATALRKRREDALTTADPESLERLPGPAETDADLELLEEQALVRLALGRLPGRCRALLEALYYEEPTPSYADLSRRLGVPIGSLGPTRARCFDRMRAALAALASGDGGISELASPTSPPGTKKSPRSGRAPRTPREAGPGKTMERAE is encoded by the coding sequence ATGTCGGAATCGCCACGCATCGGGTCCCTGGACCCCACCGAGGACGCCCGCCTGGTGGAACTCTGCCTGGGGGGCGACGCGCGGGCCTGGGAGACCCTGGTGCGCCGCCATGAGCGGCTGGTGTACTCCGTCGCCCGCTCCTACCGCCTGGCGGAGCCGGAGATGGCCGACGTGTTCCAGGACGTGTTCGCCGCCCTGGTGAAGGGCCTGCCCCGCATGCGCGACCCGCGCACGCTGTGCCGATGGCTTTCCAGCACCGCCGACCGCATCGCCCGCGCCACCGCGCTGCGCAAGCGCCGCGAAGACGCCCTGACCACCGCGGACCCGGAGAGCCTGGAGCGGCTGCCGGGCCCCGCGGAGACGGACGCCGACCTGGAGCTCCTCGAGGAGCAGGCCCTGGTTCGCCTGGCCCTGGGCCGGCTCCCGGGCCGCTGCCGGGCGCTCCTGGAGGCGCTGTACTACGAGGAGCCCACGCCGTCCTACGCGGACCTGTCCCGGCGGCTCGGGGTTCCCATCGGCTCGCTGGGCCCCACCCGGGCCCGGTGCTTTGACCGCATGCGGGCGGCACTGGCCGCCCTGGCCTCGGGCGACGGCGGTATTTCCGAATTGGCATCCCCCACCTCTCCTCCTGGAACGAAGAAGTCCCCGCGCTCCGGCCGGGCCCCGCGGACGCCCCGCGAGGCCGGCCCGGGCAAGACCATGGAGAGAGCGGAATGA